A stretch of Aureispira sp. CCB-E DNA encodes these proteins:
- a CDS encoding transposase: protein MIKRKSSHLPDIGSGLPQDIDAASRVVHAKRFLSNKWTDYKVHYLPFLIAFLRFALSKTNNNQGISLVIDGSQMGSKHVALVVSLAWKKRSIPICWVIRKGRKGHFPQQMHLDIIQQAAEILKPILFTQTKVTLLGDGEFDGASIQQLCRLKLGWKYAVRTAKNTILHEQGDCFKPRFTKVPDGETFLFIPSVEFSKEKIQDVNFLHWHDPKYDEPIFLISNLDDPFEIIRQYELRFSIETMFKDFKSRGFNMHKTRLKEAYDIFNLLIVGALAFCFIMGFGALHQNSPVKKKVQEKQNQQFSIFTLGLKLVHYFIEREIPFVFSLIFSKNSS from the coding sequence ATGATTAAACGAAAAAGTAGCCATTTGCCAGATATAGGTAGTGGTTTACCTCAAGATATAGATGCCGCAAGTCGAGTTGTCCATGCCAAACGATTTCTGTCAAATAAATGGACAGATTACAAGGTACATTATCTTCCCTTTCTAATTGCATTTTTACGTTTTGCTTTATCCAAAACGAATAATAATCAAGGCATTAGTTTAGTAATAGATGGGAGTCAAATGGGAAGTAAACATGTTGCTCTTGTTGTCAGTCTAGCTTGGAAAAAACGTAGTATTCCTATTTGTTGGGTAATCAGAAAAGGGCGTAAAGGACATTTTCCCCAACAAATGCATTTAGACATTATTCAACAAGCAGCCGAAATCTTAAAACCGATTCTTTTTACTCAAACTAAAGTGACTTTATTAGGAGATGGAGAGTTTGATGGAGCATCTATACAGCAATTATGTCGCCTAAAGTTAGGCTGGAAATATGCTGTAAGAACAGCCAAGAATACAATTTTACATGAGCAAGGAGACTGTTTTAAACCTCGATTTACAAAAGTACCAGATGGAGAAACATTTTTGTTTATCCCATCTGTTGAGTTTTCTAAAGAGAAAATTCAAGATGTAAATTTTCTGCATTGGCATGATCCTAAATATGATGAGCCAATATTTTTGATTAGTAATCTAGATGACCCCTTTGAAATTATAAGGCAATATGAACTGCGTTTTTCAATTGAAACCATGTTCAAAGATTTCAAATCAAGAGGATTCAATATGCATAAAACAAGGTTAAAGGAAGCTTATGACATATTTAATCTGTTGATTGTTGGTGCATTAGCTTTTTGTTTTATTATGGGATTTGGTGCTTTACATCAAAACAGTCCAGTAAAAAAGAAAGTTCAAGAAAAACAAAATCAACAGTTTTCAATTTTTACATTGGGCTTAAAATTAGTTCATTATTTTATTGAAAGGGAAATCCCTTTCGTTTTTTCTCTCATATTTTCAAAGAACTCGTCTTAG